The proteins below are encoded in one region of Meriones unguiculatus strain TT.TT164.6M chromosome 18, Bangor_MerUng_6.1, whole genome shotgun sequence:
- the LOC110541094 gene encoding olfactory receptor 4F15-like: protein MNEGNYSEISEFIFLGLSVYRPTQYYLFAFSTISYATIFIGNFSVVFTMILDPHLHSPMYFLLANLSFIDFCFSTLTVPKLISGLYSGHNIISFQGCIFQMFVLHLLGGCEMVLLVAMAWDRYVAICKPLYYLTIMSPRMCLLLLIGAWIIGLIHSVAQLVFVVHLPFCGSNEIDSFYCDLPRFIKLACIDNYRMEFLVTADSGLISLSTFFLLIVSYIFILFTVWKQSLGSLSKALSTLSAHITVVVLFFGPCIFVYMWPFPTVPVDKFLAILDFMITPILNPAIYTLRNKDMKVAMKRVSKQLLNRKSIS from the coding sequence ATGAATGAAGGAAACTATTCTGAAATATCTGAATTTATATTCCTGGGACTATCAGTCTACAGACCAACACAatattacctctttgcattctCTACAATATCATATGCAACAATTTTTATAGGAAATTTTTCAGTTGTGTTTACCATGATCCTTGACCCTCATTTGCATTCGCCCATGTACTTCCTTTTAGCTAATCTTTCATTTATTGACTTTTGTTTTTCTACCTTAACAGTCCCTAAGTTGATTTCTGGCCTGTACTCAGGTCATAATATCATTTCATTCCAGGGTTGTATCTTCCAGATGTTTGTCCTTCATCTCCTTGGGGGATGTGAGATGGTGTTGTTGGTAGCCATGGCCTGGGACAGATATGTGGCCATATGTAAACCCCTCTACTACCTGACCATCATGAGCCCACGGATGTGCCTTTTGCTTCTGATTGGAGCCTGGATTATTGGTCTCATTCATTCAGTGGCTCAGTTAGTTTTTGTTGTCCATCTGCCGTTTTGTGGTTCTAATGAGATAGATAGTTTTTATTGTGATCTTCCTAGGTTCATCAAACTGGCCTGCATAGACAACTACAGAATGGAGTTCTTGGTTACAGCTGACAGTGGATTAATTTCTCTTAGTACCTTCTTCTTATTGATTGTCTCCTACATCTTCATACTGTTTACTGTATGGAAGCAGTCCTTGGGAAGTTTGTCCAAGGCTCTCTCTACACTTTCTGCTCACATCACTGTGGTGGTTTTGTTCTTTGGACCATGCATCTTCGTGTACATGTGGCCATTTCCTACTGTGCCAGTGGATAAGTTTCTTGCCATCCTGGACTTCATGATTACACCCATCCTGAACCCTGCCATCTACACActgagaaacaaagacatgaaggTGGCAATGAAGAGAGTGAGTAAACAGCTTCTGAATAGAAAAAGTATCTCCTAA